The Montipora foliosa isolate CH-2021 chromosome 1, ASM3666993v2, whole genome shotgun sequence genome has a window encoding:
- the LOC137992050 gene encoding uncharacterized protein isoform X3 codes for MAAATTSSPLASSVEKTNGAKLSRLLIDGGTTVLRNVFDRYHPPENLAAGLHANYPTLNMLLKKKVLRTAQWEQLFPPGGVIPDSKTFDITLLFVLLTNMCGLCPPPLGWHIIPPPSDTSLEANLARVKYFRNELYGHVSSTGVDTPTFNALWQDISAVLVALGLDQKEIDGLKAEHCGEEYYLDVLLDWAYSEEDIKSQLKDIRQYHATTQQKIEEVCKIQLDGHEILKDNKSKLDKMHQTQINTQEIVEKVCQTLLEDREALQDRKSKLDEVLQTQTYIQETADNVRQTQLEDHETLQESKSKVDEVLQAQTKTQSQLQELYQTQAKTRQIVEDVVKTQEENFETLQAVKQAVDNLKEGRDTDGVEEQVLHNLARSEFKGDIEYHVGRYQEGTRVWMFNKVENWLHNRNSQNRVLVISANAGMGKSVISAVLCKRMQEAGRLAGSHFCQHNNARYRNPQLMLQSLAYHLCHALPDYKQALVKQLSRNLGKDLNSMGVEELFSLLFKEPLGTVADPGRNMLMVIDALDESDFQGRNELLDVIGNHFCRLPCWIRFLCTTRPERNIEEALKHLKPFLLESNDDKNMEDIKWFLEERVQHVVKAEKKSDIVEKLLEKSEGLMLYAYFLVLFVEENVPVLEQGDLDGSLPLAISSIYKSYFKRLENELKELGVQEVNFLKLLSIVTACREPLPVGFLSKLLVRDASSGPGKRKVLKAISSVSSLLPIRDGCLHVIHKSVKDWLMDTCSYGEHEFIMDEKEGHHTLASLCADELDHLKQKGVHNVEFSSTEKYALRHGVRHMLQLDENMSSCNVEKCVQTYAIDLELLYAKLCLNYSIAAEDILWLLKQDNFQLLSENSKGLLNTLISLFRKYYSTFTSCPSVFFQTLLNEGGSILSSMASNMLQNKYCDLPYMEFMHKQIQQGAVQARFQCLSLVACFDVSPQSDYLVCECENGTIQLWSLLTGKLVWERPVIINKTFHFTTFRKVPSSCVLSYYRSVVFHPTMEIILPGILSSAYGMDGSLAPLFPESKCSFTVCSVSGDKTSILTDCPDDPRCIILWSVMNGTEICRTTRRADVLSFAWSQDASLLAISHSTGLICLVDVGTGFRTLAEMTTSEVCGMIKFAPDYRFIYCKHSPVPELLCCKDYFLFCLNVNNENDHTFSLDVFYDRVSYVPWKLESHSKCGFLLGDAIFCVFDGFTQKEEGVAFLLTEQSVLISYGSNKKVIEMLNVNELTKCTKAARAPTSLADITSVNKVVFSLNGESVYVVSGAAVETVSVLDISSGKLKAEKSSRAITDLVPVREGVLFTTTNHTLELWNSQLSVCVHTWPNLPKGVYVTPLSGDLVAYVDYTYRRNQVTFLDVNDWEIVSKMCCSVDERFVACNRKCQVITISNFHLLRLLDGQAILWCEHVPHHGHHIPLGLFSPAEQYFILVCEGNKGAHVLDAVSGRTLQVLCEDEWIEDCKFLSDKECVICCNESTRHYFLRLFNVKSGDQLSVIDLESNVICLNTNPHKQLIAVGLEQSKDNFKLIQLNLPGSKESRKSKRTNNAPEIPARTGLRRIANALEFRQSGDNSRMVDTAIEREHRK; via the exons ATGGCTGCTGCTACCACGTCGTCACCCCTGGCCAGCTCTGTGGAGAAGACAAATGGAGCCAAGCTGAGCAGACTTCTTATTGATGGTGGAACAACGGTATTAAGGAATGTCTTTGATAGATATCATCCTCCTGAAAACCTGGCTGCTGGTCTCCATGCAAATTATCCAACGCTAAATATGCTTTTAAAGAAAAAGGTCTTGCGTACAGCTCAGTGGGAGCAGCTGTTCCCACCTGGTGGAGTTATACCAGACTCAAAAACATTTGATATCACTCTACTATTCGTCCTTCTGACCAACATGTGTGGACTGTGCCCACCCCCGTTAGGCTGGCACATTATCCCACCCCCAAGTGATACTTCCCTTGAGGCAAACCTTGCTCGTGTTAAGTATTTCCGCAATGAATTGTATGGTCATGTGTCTTCCACTGGTGTTGATACTCCAACTTTCAATGCTTTGTGGCAGGATATTAGTGCTGTTCTTGTTGCTCTGGGTTTGGATCAGAAAGAAATTGATGGATTAAAGGCAGAACATTGTGGGGAGGAATATTATCTTGACGTGCTACTTGACTGGGCCTATAGTGAAGAGGACATCAAGTCGCAGCTGAAGGACATCCGTCAATATCATGCCACAACACAACAGAAGATCGAGGAAGTATGCAAGATCCAACTAGATGGCCACGAAATACTCAAAGATAACAAGTCAAAATTGGATAAAATGCACCAGACCCAGATCAACACACAAGAAATTGTTGAGAAAGTATGCCAGACTCTACTAGAAGATCGTGAAGCACTTCAGGATAGGAAGTCAAAACTGGATGAAGTACTTCAAACCCAAACCTACATTCAAGAAACTGCTGACAACGTACGCCAGACCCAGCTAGAAGACCATGAAACACTTCAGGAGAGCAAGTCCAAAGTGGATGAAGTTCTCCAAGCCCAAACCAAAACGCAGTCACAACTGCAAGAATTATATCAGACCCAGGCCAAAACGCGGCAAATTGTCGAGGATGTAGTGAAGACGCaggaagagaatttcgaaaCTTTGCAAGCGGTAAAGCAAGCTGTAGATAACTTGAAAGAGGGCAGAGACACAGACGGAGTAGAAGAGCAAGTCCTTCATAATCTTGCCAGGTCAGAATTCAAAGGCGACATCGAGTATCATGTAGGACGATATCAAGAAGGCACTCGTGTGTGGATGttcaacaaagttgaaaacTGGTTACACAACAGAAATTCTCAAAACCGCGTTCTGGTCATCAGTGCAAATGCGGGTATGGGAAAGTCAGTCATTTCTGCTGTTCTTTGCAAGAGAATGCAAGAAGCTGGCAGATTGGCAGGAAGTCACTTTTGTCAACACAACAATGCTCGTTACCGAAATCCCCAGTTGATGCTTCAGTCCTTGGCCTACCACTTGTGCCACGCTTTACCAGACTACAAACAAGCTCTTGTGAAACAGCTGTCAAGAAATCTGGGTAAAGATCTCAACAGCATGGGTGTCGAGGAGCTGTTTTCTCTGCTTTTTAAGGAACCTTTGGGCACTGTAGCTGACCCTGGAAGAAACATGCTGATGGTGATTGATGCCTTGGATGAAAGTGACTTCCAAGGGCGTAATGAGCTGCTTGATGTCATTGGCAACCACTTTTGCAGGCTGCCATGTTGGATTCGATTCCTTTGTACTACCCGACCAGAGAGGAACATTGAAGAGGCATTGAAACATTTGAAGCCATTTCTGCTGGAATCTAATGATGACAAGAATATGGAAGACATCAAGTGGTTCTTGGAAGAGAGGGTGCAACATGTTGTCAAAGCAGAAAAGAAAAGTGACATTGTGGAAAAGCTTTTAGAAAAGTCTGAAGGGCTCATGCTGTACGCATACttccttgttttgtttgttgaaGAGAATGTGCCAGTTCTAGAGCAAGGCGATCTTGATGGTAGCTTGCCACTAGCAATTTCTTCAATCTACAAGTCCTATTTTAAACGACTAGAGAACGAACTTAAGGAGCTGGGAGTCCAGGAAGTGAATTTTCTGAAATTGCTTTCCATTGTTACTGCATGCAGGGAGCCCTTGCCAGTTGGCTTTCTTTCCAAACTACTGGTACGTGATGCTAGCTCAGGACCTGGAAAGCGGAAAGTACTTAAAGCTATTAGTAGTGTTTCGTCACTTCTTCCTATTCGTGATGGCTGTCTTCACGTCATTCACAAGTCCGTTAAAGACTGGTTGATGGATACTTGTTCTTATGGAGAGCATGAGTTTATCATGGATGAGAAAGAAGGCCACCATACTCTTGCCAGCCTCTGTGCCGATGAACTTGATCATCTGAAGCAGAAAGGTGTACACAACGTAGAGTTTAGCTCCACAGAGAAGTATGCTCTACGTCATGGTGTACGACACATGTTACAGTTAGACGAGAATATGAGTTCATGTAACGTGGAGAAATGTGTGCAAACCTACGCGATAGACTTAGAGCTTTTGTATGCGAAGCTCTGTTTAAACTATTCAATAGCAGCTGAAGACATTTTGTGGCTTCTGAAGCAAGATAATTTTCAATTGCTTTCCGAAAATAGTAAAGGTTTGTTGAACACCCTGATTTCCCTGTTCAGAAAGTACTACAGCACATTTACAAGCTGTCCTAGTGTATTTTTCCAAACCTTGCTCAATGAGGGAGGATCCATTCTATCTTCTATGGCATCAAACATGTTGCAGAACAAATACTGTGATTTACCCTATATGGAATTCATGCACAAGCAGATTCAGCAGGGAGCAGTTCAGGCCAGATTTCAATGTTTATCTCTGGTGGcttgttttgatgtttctccaCAGTCTGACTACTTGGTTTGTGAATGTGAAAATGGAACAATTCAGCTGTGGTCACTCCTTACTGGCAAACTAGTTTGGGAACGTCCTGTGATAATCAACAAAACTTTCCACTTTACAACATTTAGAAAAGTGCCGTCATCATGTGTGCTTTCATACTATCGCTCAGTTGTTTTTCATCCTACCATGGAGATCATTTTACCTGGAATTCTCAGCTCTGCCTATGGTATGGATGGCAGCCTAGCACCACTTTTTCCTGAAAGCAAATGCAGTTTTACAGTTTGCTCAGTCTCAGGAGACAAGACATCTATTCTAACTGATTGCCCCGATGATCCTAGATGCATTATTTTGTGGAGTGTGATGAATGGCACTGAAATTTGCCGCACAACCAGACGTGCAGATGTCTTGTCTTTTGCATGGTCTCAGGATGCAAGTCTCCTAGCGATTTCCCATTCAACTGGTTTAATTTGTCTTGTTGATGTTGGAACTGGTTTTAGAACACTAGCAGAAATGACTACCTCAGAAGTATGTGGAATGATAAAATTTGCACCAGACTATCGATTCATTTATTGTAAGCATAGCCCAGTGCCTGAGCTCTTGTGTTGCAAAGACTATTTCCTCTTTTGTCTAAATGTAAATAATGAAAACGATCATACCTTTTCACTAGATGTTTTTTATGACAGAGTTTCTTATGTGCCCTGGAAATTGGAATCACATAGTAAGTGTGGCTTTTTGTTAGGGGATGCTATTTTTTGTGTATTTGATGGGTTCACCCAGAAGGAAGAGGGAGTTGCATTTTTACTAACTGAACAAAGTGTATTAATTTCATATGGAAGTAACAAGAAAGTGATAGAAATGCTGAATGTTAATGAATTAACGAAGTGTACAAAAGCTGCGCGTGCACCTACAAGTCTTGCAGATATTACAAGTGTTAACAAGGTTGTATTTTCTTTGAATGGCGAGTCTGTTTATGTTGTCAGTGGTGCAGCAGTAGAAACTGTTAGCGTACTGGACATTTCTAGTGGGAAGCTCAAAGCTGAGAAAAGCTCCAGGGCAATAACTGATCTTGTGCCCGTAAGAGAAGGTGTtttgtttacaacaacaaaccaTACTCTTGAACTGTGGAACTCTCAGCTCTCTGTGTGTGTCCACACGTGGCCCAACTTACCAAAAGGAGTATACGTAACCCCATTATCAGGAGACCTAGTGGCATATGTAGATTACACATACCGTCGCAACCAAGTGACTTTCCTAGATGTGAATGATTGGGAAATAGTATCAAAAATGTGCTGTTCCGTTGATGAACGATTTGTGGCATGTAACAGGAAATGTCAGGTGATCACCATCAGTAACTTTCACTTGCTTCGTTTGCTAGATGGCCAAGCTATACTGTGGTGTGAACATGTTCCTCATCATGGTCATCATATCCCTCTAGGGTTGTTTTCGCCTGCAGAACAGTATTTCATTTTAGTTTGTGAGGGGAATAAAGGTGCACATGTCCTTGACGCAGTTTCGGGGAGAACGCTTCAAGTTTTATGTGAAGACGAGTGGATCGAAGACTGTAAATTTCTCAGTGACAAGGAATGTGTTATCTGTTGTAACGAGTCCACAAGGCATTATTTTCTTCGACTATTTAATGTCAAGTCTGGTGACCAGCTATCTGTGATTGATTTGGAAAGCAATGTCATTTGTTTAAACACTAATCCTCATAAGCAGCTCATCGCCGTTGGTCTAGAGCAATCCAAAGACAATTTCAAACTTATCCAGCTAAATTTGCCAGGGAGTAAAGAAAGCAGAAAGAGTAAAAG GACCAATAATGCACCAGAGATTCCAGCGAGAACAGGACTCAGGAG GATAGCCAACGCATTAGAGTTCAGACAGAGTGGAGACAACAGCAG GATGGTAGACACTGCGATCGAAAGAGAACACAGAAAATGA
- the LOC137992050 gene encoding uncharacterized protein isoform X1: MAAATTSSPLASSVEKTNGAKLSRLLIDGGTTVLRNVFDRYHPPENLAAGLHANYPTLNMLLKKKVLRTAQWEQLFPPGGVIPDSKTFDITLLFVLLTNMCGLCPPPLGWHIIPPPSDTSLEANLARVKYFRNELYGHVSSTGVDTPTFNALWQDISAVLVALGLDQKEIDGLKAEHCGEEYYLDVLLDWAYSEEDIKSQLKDIRQYHATTQQKIEEVCKIQLDGHEILKDNKSKLDKMHQTQINTQEIVEKVCQTLLEDREALQDRKSKLDEVLQTQTYIQETADNVRQTQLEDHETLQESKSKVDEVLQAQTKTQSQLQELYQTQAKTRQIVEDVVKTQEENFETLQAVKQAVDNLKEGRDTDGVEEQVLHNLARSEFKGDIEYHVGRYQEGTRVWMFNKVENWLHNRNSQNRVLVISANAGMGKSVISAVLCKRMQEAGRLAGSHFCQHNNARYRNPQLMLQSLAYHLCHALPDYKQALVKQLSRNLGKDLNSMGVEELFSLLFKEPLGTVADPGRNMLMVIDALDESDFQGRNELLDVIGNHFCRLPCWIRFLCTTRPERNIEEALKHLKPFLLESNDDKNMEDIKWFLEERVQHVVKAEKKSDIVEKLLEKSEGLMLYAYFLVLFVEENVPVLEQGDLDGSLPLAISSIYKSYFKRLENELKELGVQEVNFLKLLSIVTACREPLPVGFLSKLLVRDASSGPGKRKVLKAISSVSSLLPIRDGCLHVIHKSVKDWLMDTCSYGEHEFIMDEKEGHHTLASLCADELDHLKQKGVHNVEFSSTEKYALRHGVRHMLQLDENMSSCNVEKCVQTYAIDLELLYAKLCLNYSIAAEDILWLLKQDNFQLLSENSKGLLNTLISLFRKYYSTFTSCPSVFFQTLLNEGGSILSSMASNMLQNKYCDLPYMEFMHKQIQQGAVQARFQCLSLVACFDVSPQSDYLVCECENGTIQLWSLLTGKLVWERPVIINKTFHFTTFRKVPSSCVLSYYRSVVFHPTMEIILPGILSSAYGMDGSLAPLFPESKCSFTVCSVSGDKTSILTDCPDDPRCIILWSVMNGTEICRTTRRADVLSFAWSQDASLLAISHSTGLICLVDVGTGFRTLAEMTTSEVCGMIKFAPDYRFIYCKHSPVPELLCCKDYFLFCLNVNNENDHTFSLDVFYDRVSYVPWKLESHSKCGFLLGDAIFCVFDGFTQKEEGVAFLLTEQSVLISYGSNKKVIEMLNVNELTKCTKAARAPTSLADITSVNKVVFSLNGESVYVVSGAAVETVSVLDISSGKLKAEKSSRAITDLVPVREGVLFTTTNHTLELWNSQLSVCVHTWPNLPKGVYVTPLSGDLVAYVDYTYRRNQVTFLDVNDWEIVSKMCCSVDERFVACNRKCQVITISNFHLLRLLDGQAILWCEHVPHHGHHIPLGLFSPAEQYFILVCEGNKGAHVLDAVSGRTLQVLCEDEWIEDCKFLSDKECVICCNESTRHYFLRLFNVKSGDQLSVIDLESNVICLNTNPHKQLIAVGLEQSKDNFKLIQLNLPGSKESRKSKRRTNNAPEIPARTGLRRIANALEFRQSGDNSSMTSTLNTEEKTGIKRIANTSEVKESGGSNRLANRR; this comes from the exons ATGGCTGCTGCTACCACGTCGTCACCCCTGGCCAGCTCTGTGGAGAAGACAAATGGAGCCAAGCTGAGCAGACTTCTTATTGATGGTGGAACAACGGTATTAAGGAATGTCTTTGATAGATATCATCCTCCTGAAAACCTGGCTGCTGGTCTCCATGCAAATTATCCAACGCTAAATATGCTTTTAAAGAAAAAGGTCTTGCGTACAGCTCAGTGGGAGCAGCTGTTCCCACCTGGTGGAGTTATACCAGACTCAAAAACATTTGATATCACTCTACTATTCGTCCTTCTGACCAACATGTGTGGACTGTGCCCACCCCCGTTAGGCTGGCACATTATCCCACCCCCAAGTGATACTTCCCTTGAGGCAAACCTTGCTCGTGTTAAGTATTTCCGCAATGAATTGTATGGTCATGTGTCTTCCACTGGTGTTGATACTCCAACTTTCAATGCTTTGTGGCAGGATATTAGTGCTGTTCTTGTTGCTCTGGGTTTGGATCAGAAAGAAATTGATGGATTAAAGGCAGAACATTGTGGGGAGGAATATTATCTTGACGTGCTACTTGACTGGGCCTATAGTGAAGAGGACATCAAGTCGCAGCTGAAGGACATCCGTCAATATCATGCCACAACACAACAGAAGATCGAGGAAGTATGCAAGATCCAACTAGATGGCCACGAAATACTCAAAGATAACAAGTCAAAATTGGATAAAATGCACCAGACCCAGATCAACACACAAGAAATTGTTGAGAAAGTATGCCAGACTCTACTAGAAGATCGTGAAGCACTTCAGGATAGGAAGTCAAAACTGGATGAAGTACTTCAAACCCAAACCTACATTCAAGAAACTGCTGACAACGTACGCCAGACCCAGCTAGAAGACCATGAAACACTTCAGGAGAGCAAGTCCAAAGTGGATGAAGTTCTCCAAGCCCAAACCAAAACGCAGTCACAACTGCAAGAATTATATCAGACCCAGGCCAAAACGCGGCAAATTGTCGAGGATGTAGTGAAGACGCaggaagagaatttcgaaaCTTTGCAAGCGGTAAAGCAAGCTGTAGATAACTTGAAAGAGGGCAGAGACACAGACGGAGTAGAAGAGCAAGTCCTTCATAATCTTGCCAGGTCAGAATTCAAAGGCGACATCGAGTATCATGTAGGACGATATCAAGAAGGCACTCGTGTGTGGATGttcaacaaagttgaaaacTGGTTACACAACAGAAATTCTCAAAACCGCGTTCTGGTCATCAGTGCAAATGCGGGTATGGGAAAGTCAGTCATTTCTGCTGTTCTTTGCAAGAGAATGCAAGAAGCTGGCAGATTGGCAGGAAGTCACTTTTGTCAACACAACAATGCTCGTTACCGAAATCCCCAGTTGATGCTTCAGTCCTTGGCCTACCACTTGTGCCACGCTTTACCAGACTACAAACAAGCTCTTGTGAAACAGCTGTCAAGAAATCTGGGTAAAGATCTCAACAGCATGGGTGTCGAGGAGCTGTTTTCTCTGCTTTTTAAGGAACCTTTGGGCACTGTAGCTGACCCTGGAAGAAACATGCTGATGGTGATTGATGCCTTGGATGAAAGTGACTTCCAAGGGCGTAATGAGCTGCTTGATGTCATTGGCAACCACTTTTGCAGGCTGCCATGTTGGATTCGATTCCTTTGTACTACCCGACCAGAGAGGAACATTGAAGAGGCATTGAAACATTTGAAGCCATTTCTGCTGGAATCTAATGATGACAAGAATATGGAAGACATCAAGTGGTTCTTGGAAGAGAGGGTGCAACATGTTGTCAAAGCAGAAAAGAAAAGTGACATTGTGGAAAAGCTTTTAGAAAAGTCTGAAGGGCTCATGCTGTACGCATACttccttgttttgtttgttgaaGAGAATGTGCCAGTTCTAGAGCAAGGCGATCTTGATGGTAGCTTGCCACTAGCAATTTCTTCAATCTACAAGTCCTATTTTAAACGACTAGAGAACGAACTTAAGGAGCTGGGAGTCCAGGAAGTGAATTTTCTGAAATTGCTTTCCATTGTTACTGCATGCAGGGAGCCCTTGCCAGTTGGCTTTCTTTCCAAACTACTGGTACGTGATGCTAGCTCAGGACCTGGAAAGCGGAAAGTACTTAAAGCTATTAGTAGTGTTTCGTCACTTCTTCCTATTCGTGATGGCTGTCTTCACGTCATTCACAAGTCCGTTAAAGACTGGTTGATGGATACTTGTTCTTATGGAGAGCATGAGTTTATCATGGATGAGAAAGAAGGCCACCATACTCTTGCCAGCCTCTGTGCCGATGAACTTGATCATCTGAAGCAGAAAGGTGTACACAACGTAGAGTTTAGCTCCACAGAGAAGTATGCTCTACGTCATGGTGTACGACACATGTTACAGTTAGACGAGAATATGAGTTCATGTAACGTGGAGAAATGTGTGCAAACCTACGCGATAGACTTAGAGCTTTTGTATGCGAAGCTCTGTTTAAACTATTCAATAGCAGCTGAAGACATTTTGTGGCTTCTGAAGCAAGATAATTTTCAATTGCTTTCCGAAAATAGTAAAGGTTTGTTGAACACCCTGATTTCCCTGTTCAGAAAGTACTACAGCACATTTACAAGCTGTCCTAGTGTATTTTTCCAAACCTTGCTCAATGAGGGAGGATCCATTCTATCTTCTATGGCATCAAACATGTTGCAGAACAAATACTGTGATTTACCCTATATGGAATTCATGCACAAGCAGATTCAGCAGGGAGCAGTTCAGGCCAGATTTCAATGTTTATCTCTGGTGGcttgttttgatgtttctccaCAGTCTGACTACTTGGTTTGTGAATGTGAAAATGGAACAATTCAGCTGTGGTCACTCCTTACTGGCAAACTAGTTTGGGAACGTCCTGTGATAATCAACAAAACTTTCCACTTTACAACATTTAGAAAAGTGCCGTCATCATGTGTGCTTTCATACTATCGCTCAGTTGTTTTTCATCCTACCATGGAGATCATTTTACCTGGAATTCTCAGCTCTGCCTATGGTATGGATGGCAGCCTAGCACCACTTTTTCCTGAAAGCAAATGCAGTTTTACAGTTTGCTCAGTCTCAGGAGACAAGACATCTATTCTAACTGATTGCCCCGATGATCCTAGATGCATTATTTTGTGGAGTGTGATGAATGGCACTGAAATTTGCCGCACAACCAGACGTGCAGATGTCTTGTCTTTTGCATGGTCTCAGGATGCAAGTCTCCTAGCGATTTCCCATTCAACTGGTTTAATTTGTCTTGTTGATGTTGGAACTGGTTTTAGAACACTAGCAGAAATGACTACCTCAGAAGTATGTGGAATGATAAAATTTGCACCAGACTATCGATTCATTTATTGTAAGCATAGCCCAGTGCCTGAGCTCTTGTGTTGCAAAGACTATTTCCTCTTTTGTCTAAATGTAAATAATGAAAACGATCATACCTTTTCACTAGATGTTTTTTATGACAGAGTTTCTTATGTGCCCTGGAAATTGGAATCACATAGTAAGTGTGGCTTTTTGTTAGGGGATGCTATTTTTTGTGTATTTGATGGGTTCACCCAGAAGGAAGAGGGAGTTGCATTTTTACTAACTGAACAAAGTGTATTAATTTCATATGGAAGTAACAAGAAAGTGATAGAAATGCTGAATGTTAATGAATTAACGAAGTGTACAAAAGCTGCGCGTGCACCTACAAGTCTTGCAGATATTACAAGTGTTAACAAGGTTGTATTTTCTTTGAATGGCGAGTCTGTTTATGTTGTCAGTGGTGCAGCAGTAGAAACTGTTAGCGTACTGGACATTTCTAGTGGGAAGCTCAAAGCTGAGAAAAGCTCCAGGGCAATAACTGATCTTGTGCCCGTAAGAGAAGGTGTtttgtttacaacaacaaaccaTACTCTTGAACTGTGGAACTCTCAGCTCTCTGTGTGTGTCCACACGTGGCCCAACTTACCAAAAGGAGTATACGTAACCCCATTATCAGGAGACCTAGTGGCATATGTAGATTACACATACCGTCGCAACCAAGTGACTTTCCTAGATGTGAATGATTGGGAAATAGTATCAAAAATGTGCTGTTCCGTTGATGAACGATTTGTGGCATGTAACAGGAAATGTCAGGTGATCACCATCAGTAACTTTCACTTGCTTCGTTTGCTAGATGGCCAAGCTATACTGTGGTGTGAACATGTTCCTCATCATGGTCATCATATCCCTCTAGGGTTGTTTTCGCCTGCAGAACAGTATTTCATTTTAGTTTGTGAGGGGAATAAAGGTGCACATGTCCTTGACGCAGTTTCGGGGAGAACGCTTCAAGTTTTATGTGAAGACGAGTGGATCGAAGACTGTAAATTTCTCAGTGACAAGGAATGTGTTATCTGTTGTAACGAGTCCACAAGGCATTATTTTCTTCGACTATTTAATGTCAAGTCTGGTGACCAGCTATCTGTGATTGATTTGGAAAGCAATGTCATTTGTTTAAACACTAATCCTCATAAGCAGCTCATCGCCGTTGGTCTAGAGCAATCCAAAGACAATTTCAAACTTATCCAGCTAAATTTGCCAGGGAGTAAAGAAAGCAGAAAGAGTAAAAG aagGACCAATAATGCACCAGAGATTCCAGCGAGAACAGGACTCAGGAG GATAGCCAACGCATTAGAGTTCAGACAGAGTGGAGACAACAGCAG CATGACCAGCACACTAAACACTGAAGAGAAAACGGGAATCAAGAG GATAGCCAACACGTCAGAGGTCAAGGAGAGTGGAGGCAGCAATAGGTTGGCAAATAGGCGATGA